A genomic stretch from Engraulis encrasicolus isolate BLACKSEA-1 chromosome 10, IST_EnEncr_1.0, whole genome shotgun sequence includes:
- the zgc:162200 gene encoding protein bicaudal D homolog 2 yields the protein MEVKEAAMMLEDDMDEEGDMEMELGMMGKGKSALVLQTEVQRLTLELQEANEEKLQAARYGLAVLEESAAVKSRNTQLEEEQEALRQELQQLREALADSVTNHKRAAADGESREESLLQETASKEAALVMRMEELQAELRQTRVMLTNSLAETERLGVLSAQLKKECECLEAEKGHMRMEMKEYKVRELQQLQDNSELEEENISLQKQVSILKENQVEFEALKLDLSQKDEEQEELRAQLEEAVRLQKIAERQLEEALEALKEEREQKNCLRRELSALSLNPFDSLGPLELHLETLDDSHTPGGEGGRRGRGGDGDGRQEEDQDSGFNNGLGSGLRGGGKSSPLRSSTPRTSDAFLRPPAPGLVADLLSELHLSDSQKLKQQLLQVEHEKASLANTVQDLQKQLVLSKDSLNEQQGKMHQLAQKLEAALSCPPPQALGPELGLSATTHRSNSQENNRIGQNDSKERRGSNSKNEGDGGDFYELDVKSAEVMECRMVTAMEEVARLRKELKAAELRSTALETRCRQEKERWRCEAQELADKIRQCIAASRQDQERIGQLEREIGATRRVASDSEGHLSATQEELLAFSEELAALYHHVCVSNNLTPSRVTLDYYRDGAGSRGGGGVAGAGRREHHHQNPLWKRRNGGGGDGYIRLSDGEESELIRGGGSGDSSPAVGNCPGSPTPEFRDPSNVRNLVAIIRCQIKHLQVAVDLCRKRGTLPSTTRSLSLDADRDTEALLEEVLKLKSLLSTKREQIATLRTVLKANKQTAELALNNLKTKYETEKAIVSETMVKLRNELKALKEDAATFSSLRVMFASRCDQYVTQLDEMQRQLAAAEDEKKTLNSLLRMAIQQKLALTQRLEDLEVPLSPISNSSGGGGGGGGSPRRSRAKQLGTKSGRAPRSPMRSSPRSSPVFMTSAGPRSSPVFMTSTGPQSLPNHFRVISRSLHGSPR from the exons ATGGAGGTCAAGGAAGCGGCCATGATGCTGGAAGACGACATGGATGAGGAGGGGGACATGGAGATGGAGCTGGGGATGATGGGGAAAG GCAAGAGTGCCCTGGTCCTCCAGACGGAGGTGCAGAGGCTGACCCTGGAGCTGCAGGAGGCCAACGAGGAGAAGCTGCAGGCGGCCCGCTACGGCCTGGCCGTGCTGGAGGAGAGCGCGGCGGTGAAGAGCCGCAACAcccagctggaggaggagcaggaggcgcTGAGGCAGGAGCTGCAGCAGCTACGAGAG GCCTTGGCAGACTCTGTGACCAATCATAAGCGCGCGGCGGCCGACGGTGAGAGCCGTGAGGAGTCGTTGCTGCAGGAGACGGCCAGCAAGGAGGCGGCGCTGGTGATGCGCATGGAGGAGCTGCAGGCCGAGCTGCGCCAGACACGCGTCATGCTCACCAACTCCCTCGCCGAGACCGAGAGGCTGGGAGTGCTCTCCGCACAGCTCAAGAAG gaaTGTGAATGTTTGGAGGCTGAGAAGGGCCACATGCGCATGGAGATGAAGGAGTATAAGGTGCGAGAGCTGCAGCAGCTGCAGGACAACAGCGAACTGGAGGAGGAGAACATCTCCCTGCAGAAGCAAGTCTCCATCCTCAAGGAGAATCAG gTGGAGTTTGAGGCTCTGAAGCTGGACCTGTCCCAGaaggatgaggagcaggaggagctgcGTGCCCAGCTGGAGGAGGCGGTGCGCCTGCAGAAGATCGCCGAGCGCCAACTGGAGGAGGCGCTGGAGGCCCTGAAAGAGGAGCGGGAGCAGAAGAACTGCCTGCGGCGGGAGCTCTCCGCCCTCTCCCTCAACCCCTTTGACTCCCTGGGGCCCCTGGAGCTGCACCTGGAGACGCTGGACGACAGCCACACGCCCGGGGGAGAAG GTGGAAGGCGAGgcaggggaggggatggagatgggCGTCAGGAGGAGGACCAGGACAGTGGCTTCAATAATGGACTGGGCTCTGGGTTGAGGGGAGGTGGTAAGTCGTCCCCACTCAGGTCCTCGACCCCGAGGACTAGCGACGCCTTCCTCCGGCCCCCAGCGCCGGGACTAGTGGCGGACCTGCTGAGCGAGCTACACCTGTCCGACAGCCAGAAGCTAAAGCAGCAGCTGTTACAG GTGGAGCATGAGAAAGCCAGTCTGGCCAATACGGTGCAGGACCTCCAGAAGCAGCTGGTTTTGTCTAAAGACTCTCTGAACGAGCAGCAGGGCAAGATGCACCAGCTGGCCCAGAAACTGGAGGCTGCGTTGTCCTGTCCCCCTCCCCAGGCTCTGGGGCCTGAACTCGGGCTGAGCGCCACCACCCATCGCTCCAACAGTCAGGAGAACAACCGCATCGGACAAAACGACTCAAAGGAGCGAAGAGGAAGCAATTCCAAGAACGAGGGTGACGGGGGCGACTTCTACGAGCTAGACGTTAAAAGTGCGGAGGTTATGGAATGCCGCATGGTGACGGCGATGGAGGAAGTGGCGCGGCTGAGGAAAGAACTGAAAGCGGCGGAGTTGCGATCGACGGCGTTGGAAACGCGCTGCAGGCAGGAGAAGGAGCGGTGGCGCTGCGAGGCCCAGGAGCTGGCCGACAAGATCCGCCAGTGCATCGCCGCCAGCCGCCAGGACCAGGAGCGGATCGGGCAGCTGGAGCGGGAGATAGGAGCCACACGGCGCGTCGCCAGCGACTCGGAGGGACATCTGAGCGCCACGCAGGAGGAGCTGCTGGCGTTCTCTGAGGAGCTGGCCGCACTCTACCACCACGTGTGTGTCAGCAACAACCTCACGCCCAGCCGCGTCACTCTCGACTACTACCGAGACGGAGCAGGCAGCCGGGGAGGGGGAGGTGTGGCGGGGGCGGGGCGCAGGGAGCACCACCACCAGAACCCGCTCTGGAAGAGGAGAAATGGCGGCGGCGGTGATGGGTACATCCGGCTGAGCGATGGCGAGGAGTCGGAACTcatcagaggaggaggaagtggagactCGTCTCCTGCCGTTGGCAACTGTCCAGGGTCTCCCACGCCAGAGTTCAGGGACCCCAGTAATGTCAGGAACCTGGTGGCCATCATCCGCTGCCAGATCAAGCACTTGCAG GTGGCGGTGGACCTGTGCAGGAAGCGGGGTACGTTGCCGTCGACAACGAGGTCTCTGAGTCTGGATGCGGACCGCGACACGGAGGCGCTGCTTGAGGAAGTCCTGAAGCTCAAGTCCCTTCTGAGCACCAAGAGGGAGCAGATAGCTACTCTGCGCACCGTCCTCAAGGCCAACAAACAG ACTGCAGAGTTGGCCCTGAACAACCTGAAGACTAAATACGAGACAGAGAAGGCCATAGTGTCCGAGACGATGGTGAAGCTCCGCAACGAGCTGAAAGCGCTGAAAGAGGACGCTGCTACCTTCTCCTCTCTACGCGTCATGTTTGCCAGcag gtGTGACCAGTACGTCACCCAGCTGGATGAGATGCAGAGGCAGTTGGCGGCGGCGGAGGACGAGAAGAAGACGCTCAACTCCCTGCTGCGCATGGCCATCCAGCAGAAGCTGGCCCTCACCCAGCGGCTGGAGGACCTGGAGGTGCCCCTGTCTCCCATCAGCAacagcagcggaggaggaggagggggcgggggCAGCCCGAGGCGCTCGCGGGCCAAGCAGCTGGGTACCAAGTCTGGCCGTGCCCCCCGCAGCCCCATGCGCTCCAGCCCCCGCTCCAGCCCCGTATTCATGACCTCCGCTGGCCCCCGCTCCAGCCCTGTATTCATGACCTCCACTGGGCCCCAGAGCCTTCCCAACCACTTCCGGGTCATCTCCCGCAGCCTTCACGGCAGCCCA CGGTGA